The genomic DNA GTTTTCAGTTGTGGGTTTTAATAGACGCAGAGAAACACGAATGGTTGAAGTATAGCTACGTCTTGCCCCCTTTGTGGAAGAATGTAGTTGGGAAGGCTTTTGTTGGAGTGACAGGTACTAATGAAATTGTGTTGTCAACCAAATATTCATTCGCCCCTTTCCGTGTTTTCTACTACAATTTGGAGAACCAAACTGTCAGAAAAGTTGAAATGCAAGGAATGGatataattaataatgattttCAGAGCTTTGTCGACCATGTAGAGGACGTGAAGCTTATGGAAATGTTTCCAACTTGATATATTAATTCTGTAACAGATGATTTGTACTCTTATTAGTACATTCAATATGcacttattattattctctgttttttttttttgaagttttaactATATATCTTGTGGTGTCTCATGTCTGGTTCAGACGATGAAGAGGAATGGTTGTTTCTAACTTCTAAGACACTTTTTAGACTTTTGAAAGTCATTTCTCTCCATTGATGACTAgtagtaataactaataagtcACTTTGCGAGTTGTGTTCATGAATTCTTATTAGTCCGACGATTAGAACTTGGattataatctatattattaaaacaagaaacaaaaaaacaagaaagagttCTGATTTACCACTGAATCGAACCGGAATAATGGCAGACGGTTTAACCGGATCGGTTTAATTTAGATTTCGTCAATTACTTTAAGTAGGCGGTTCTCCTTcttccttcgtcttcttcttcttcttccttcgtcttcttcgttttcGCGGTCAACGATAGATCAAAGCAgcgaaaaaagaagaaaaaaaaaaacaatgggaGCAATTTGCAAGGTGATCGATGCTGTTCTCTTCTTGTACTTTGCTCTCATGGCGGTCGTTGCNNNNNNNNNNNNNNNNNNNNNNNNNNNNNNNNNNNNNNNNNNNNNNNNNNNNNNNNNNNNNNNNNNNNNNNNNNNNNNNNNNNNNNNNNNNNNNNNNNNNNNNNNNNNNNNNNNNNNNNNNNNNNNNNNNNNNNNNNNNNNNNNNNNNNNNNNNNNNNNNNNNNNNNNNNNNNNNNNNNNNNNNNNNNNNNNNNNNNNNNNNNNNNNNNNNNNNNNNNNNNNNNNNNNNNNNNNNNNNNNNNNNNNNNNNNNNNNNNNNNNNNNNNNNNNNNNNNNNNNNNNNNNNNNNNNNNNNNNNNNNNNNNNNNNNNNNNNNNNNNNNNNNNNNNNNNNNNNNNNNNNNNNNNNNNNNNNNNNNNNNNNNNNNNNNNNNNNNNNNNNNNNNNNNNNNNNNNNNNNNNNNNNNNNNNNNNNNNNNNNNNNNNNNNNNNNNNNNNNNNNNNNNNNNNNNNNNNNNNNNNNNNNNNNNNNNNNNNNNNNNNNNNNNNNNNNNNNNNNNNNNNNNNNNNNNNNNNNNNNNNNNNNNNNNNNNNNNNNNNNNNNNNNNNNNNNNNNNNNNNNNNNNNNNNNNNNNNNNNNNNNNNNNNNNNNNNNNNNNNNNNNNNNNNNNNNNNNNNNNNNNNNNNNNNNNNNNNNNNNNNNNNNNNNNNNNNNNNNNNNNNNNNNNNNNNNNNNNNNNNNNNNNNNNNNNNNNNNNNNNNNNNNNNNNNNNNNNNNNNNNNNNNNNNNNNNNNNNNNNNNNNNNNNNNNNNNNNNNNNNNNNNNNNNNNNNNNNNNNNNNNNNNNNNNNNNNNNNNNNNNNNNNNNNNNNNNNNNNNNNNNNNNNNNNNNNNNNNNNNNNNNNNNNNNNNNNNNNNNNNNNNNNNNNNNNNNNNNNNNNNNNNNNNNNNNNNNNNNNNNNNNNNNNNNNNNNNNNNNNNNNNNNNNNNNNNNNNNNNNNNNNNNNNNNNNNNNNNNNNNNNNNNNNNNNNNNNNNNNNNNNNNNNNNNNNNNNNNNNNNNNNNNNNNNNNNNNNNNNNNNNNNNNNNNNNNNNNNNNNNNNNNNNNNNNNNNNNNNNNNNNNNNNNNNNNNNNNNNNNNNNNNNNNNNNNNNNNNNNNNNNNNNNNNNNNNNNNNNNNNNNNNNNNNNNNNNNNNNNNNNNNNNNNNNNNNNNNNNNNNNNNNNNNNNNNNNNNNNNNNNNNNNNNNNNNNNNNNNNNNNNNNNNNNNNNNNNNNNNNNNNNNNNNNNNNNNNNNNNNNNNNNNNNNNNNNNNNNNNNNNNNNNNNNNNNNNNNNNNNNNNNNNNNNNNNNNNNNNNNNNNNNNNNNNNNNNNNNNNNNNNNNNNNNNNNNNNNNNNNNNNNNNNNNNNNNNNNNNNNNNNNNNNNNNNNNNNNNNNNNNNNNNNNNNNNNNNNNNNNNNNNNNNNNNNNNNNNNNNNCTGTTCTCTTCTTGTACTTTGCTCTCATGGCGGTCGTTGCGCCGCTCATCGACGGGCAAATGAGTCTCCCCGGAGATATCTTCCCTTCGTTTCTCGTCGATCTGAATCGCTGGTACGTCGCCGAATTTGGAGATTATCTTTCCATTGAGAAGCCGCATTTCCTCGTCGGACTCGTATGGCACGAGCTTCTGCTTCTTTGGCCGCTCTCGATCCTCAACGTCTACGCAATTCTAGCCGGGAAATCGTGGTTCGGTACCACATCCATGGTGTACGGAGCTTCCGTCGTGACTTCTATGGTAACAACATTAGATACTTCATTTATTTCtctcgatatatatatatatatgtataatgtgtttgattttgtggaTCTGCCGAAACTATTTAGTTGTATTATTGATCTGAAGAGCTTGAGCCTGATGTGGAACATGAATTAGAATGGTTTATTGGATTTGATAATGTTATATAGTCTATAACACTGGAACATTACAAAGCAGAGTAGTGGGATCTGTATATGCTTTGATTCAAGATTTCATTTTGATTTCAATTATGgttgatgagagagagagagagagagagagactacaAGACATTTTGAGTTTATGCTATGTTGTTGACCAGTTTCATGGTTATTAGAATTATAGTATGAGACTATGAACCTCTCTTACTGTTCTGCAATGTGAATCTTCTTGCTTTGGGGCTGATTTAGATATGGTATTTATATATGTGCCTTGTGATTTATAGAATctgattttaactttttgttactTATTCATTAGGCTGCTATACTGGGAGAGATGATAGGTTCAGGGAAGGCATCTGAGAAATTGTTGATGGTGTATGTGCCATTCATGGGTGTTGGTGTTCTTGCTCTTCTCCGCGGTCTTCTTTCTCAATCCAACAATGGAGCTGTTGGCAAGAGACCCATTGTTTTGGCCAGGAGAAAGCGTGCTTAAGTTAACCGATGAATGATCAGCAAAATGTATGTCTCTTTTGTCTCTGAGAATTTCTGCTAGGtggattttgcttttttttttttaacttttttcttttgagaaaattttgaacCTTTCGGCTGGATTCTTGTTGTTTCTCTTAGCAATATCATGTGTGTTCTTTGTTTGAAATGAAATGAAGTTAAAAATTGAAGGTATTTACAAGTCACCTCACCCAAAAAGTCTACATATTGGGTCTTGACAAATCACTACCCAAGATTGGGTTTCATCtgttcagatttttttttagtctggTTGGGTTTTGGTCTATCGAAAACCATAGCCAAAGTCttgggaagaagaaaaggtgtCGAGTAATGATAAACCAAactccaaaataataataaaagagtaCTAGATaacttgaaacttgaaactCAAACTTGAAGCCAAtacatattagaaaaataagaacCAGACTTCATAAAAGGTTTCAACAAGGAAACCAAAGACTCAAATAATGAAATAAGAAAAGGTTCTCACAATGACAATTAGGAACCATAAGACTCAACTGAAACAACAAAAGGTTCCAACAATGACAAAGAACATAAGACTCAACTGAAATAACAAAAGGTTCCGGAAACAAAAGACTAAAATGAAAtaacaaagttgttttttttttccatcttgaATGGGCATATTTCAAGGGCAAGTCAAATCCCGAACCTTGTAAAAAACCAATGTCTTTGAGGTTCGTTCTTGACTCCTCCCCTTTTGAAGCTCTCCAGTTAACTCTAAAAACCAATATTCCACACAAAAACCCCTCTTTCTTCCTTGATTCAGTCTTCCATTTAGCTTACTTTCCTGTAAAAAGACCAAACAGCAGCTTAATTGAGTAGCAAGTATTCAATAAGTTTTAAGTTTGTTTACGAAATAGATTCAAAAGGTTACCGAGTGAGGGTGTTGCAAtctgaaaaggaaacaaagctTTGATCCTCAGCACGGTTGTACGAATCAGGTTCTCAACGGTTGCAACAGAGGTAATACTCAGCTTACCCGAATGAACTTCTTCAACCAGCATCTGGAAGGAAACGGTCAGGAGTGATCCTCCAGGCTGATCACCCATACCATCCGGAAGAATAGCAAAACCAGATGGCAGGAGAGCCACGTAGTCAGGATCTTGACCTTCACTGAGAACACCCTCTATTGATGCCGTATCAACAGGCGCATAGATCACAAATGAAGCTGTTGGATCAGTAGAGGTCTCTTGaattatcatcatcttcttctcgcaAGGAATTTCATTCtgtaaccaaaaccaaacatcGGTCACATaccaaaagattttatttttaaaaaaatgcattCTCAGAAACACACAACTTAAGTACATTATTTACCCTGAGTAAAGTTGCACAGTTCCTGCTGTCTCTCCCATTTGCAATCTCTGATATCTTGTGCACAACCCCTCCGGCGCAGAGGACATCCCACTGCAGATACATATTTCAAAACATGTTATATTATAAGGAAgtcatagaaagaaaaaaaaagacaagtctTGTACTAATTAAATGATAAGTATACACTGGCTCGATGCTCCACATCTCTGAGAAAGTCAAAGACAATCTTAGGAGGAGCAGGAACCCAAAACGAAGTGGCTGCAGAAAAAACGACACCAGGAGGCCTTCCTGGATCATTTATGTTCTTCATTGTCATCACTCTGATATCATCTCCTCCAACACCAGAAAATGTAGTCCCCATCGAACTGGTCAGCCCAACAAAGAAGCTTCTTGTAACACGCTCAGCTAGTTTCAGAATGCTCGTCTTTCCATGGCCCGTTAGCACTGCACCATATCACGAAACTCTCAGATTAGTtagtaaaaaagaaacagaaaataaataaacatatttcTTTGAGTAGTACAAACAAAATTACCAAGGTGATCAGGCGAATCCACGGCTTGAAAATCTGTAGTCGTGATGCTTGCAATCCTCTCGCACTGGCGTTCCAATGTTGCAACCCAGCGGTTAGCAGCAAAAGCTTGACCAGAACTGATGAAGTGCttgaatatgttttgatttgctGCTTCTCTGTCATCTACTTCGACATGTTCAACCCACGTTACCTTTTTTTCAaaccagcaaaaaaaaatcattaattaatatatgaaacCATGCATACACTAAATAACCATAATGCATGAGACAATAGGTTTACCTTAGAGTAACCATTAGGGATTTCTTGAATCAAGCATCCAGAGGGCCTGCGGCGACATTTCATGTGGATATTTGGAAACAGATGGTCGATGGAAACATCCACCACCGCCCACAGATTCTCTCCTTGCTGTTTACAGTAGCGGACAAAGTAGCTTTCCCGGGTTGAGACTAGCGGCGAAAGCACTTGGTACTCAGCACTCATCTATGGATAAACAACAACATTGGTTATATACGTTACATCAAATAtggtttcagttttgttttataactCCCTTATAGATTATATCAAatgtgtaaataaataaaaagtaacgtATAGAAGAATTACGATTTGGAGAGCTCCATTGAAGTTTCCAGCAACATCAGTCAAAAGTTTTTCATGAGTTATGGCTCTACCAACCATTCCGACAAACATTGTCGACCACAGATTCTGCCAATATGTAGATCGTTAATTACACAcctataatataatatgaaagGATTAATTAGGATCATATAATCTGATATAATGATACTAATTCAATTTACCGCTTGCATGAGCATCTCAACAACGCCAGTAGGATTCATTGCCACGAGAGCGGTTTCCCTAGATGCTTCGATACTAAACCCGCTCAGTCTAGGCCCGAGACCCTTCCGAAACGTCCTAGCATATTCATCCAAGTTCAAAGCTAGGCTAGTGCCATCAACTCCTCCCATCCACAGTGGTTCACCCACTTGAGCCATCAATAGTAGCTCCTCCATGGCTCCAATTGCCAACTCCATGATCATCGGCGTATCAACATCTGCCGGTCCAGTGATTCCCCTCGAGAGGTTTCCTCCACTTCCACTAGATGATCCCGCCCCGAACTCGAAAGTTGGAGGATGATTAGAAGGCCGAGGAGAGATAGCCGGATAGCTTATTACCGCTTTGCTGCTAAACCTTACTGCCAGAGCAGGCAATTCATTGATCTAAAGAAccccaaaaaacaagaaaatacaacttttttaataatttctaaaaCGTAATATGTATGCGTCATCTATTATAACTTCTCTAATGTATGTGTTTAGCTATATGTAAATTGTAGTGgtcagtgtgtgtgtgtgttcacaACTAGTACCTCCTCATTTAGCCGAGCGTTTACGATCCGAAGATGATGTTCTTCGAAGGACATTTCGCCAATTGCAGTTTTGCCTCCACACTTAGGGCACAAGGCTAGGTGAACAGCTTCTCGGAACCGTTCGTTTTCAGATCTAAGCTTGCTGTTCAATGACCGAAGTTCTGTGTTCTCACAACGTTCTTGATgattctgcaaaaaaaaaacaataaaggttcttaataatatttcaaactACATAATAAACCATAAGTCATTATCTTAggatatgaaacaacaaaagtaatgaagtttttttttggttttcaaatgaaaaaagAACATTAACTAAAGGAAGAAATGTACATGTGTTAACTGCTTGACCTAATGTTTACTTGTTTTGTAATGTGTGTTTCACGCATCAAAACGATATAATATTCTCTTACGAAATCAGATACCCTTAAATCTTAAAAACTAGATTTCTAATTCAACACATAGTTATGAGGAATCCATAATCTCAATCAATCATGTCTATACATACATTAAATACAATATGTGTGAGATGGTAACAAATTCattaaatatgtgtatataccTTGTTTTGAGTGCGTTTGTTCTGGAACCAGAATTTGATCTGAACAGGTGCTAAACCCAATTGACGGCCAAGATCCCTCCTTTGTTTGTCATCTGGGTGAGGACACTCTTTGAAGAAActaattcacaaaaaaaaaagatgtgaactgattatatataatttttagagCCAGATAATATAAGTTGacttataaaaaaagaagaaataaaattacgCTTCCATCTCATGAATCTGATATTGGCTGTGAcgattgtatttttttctcttacgAGGAGGACCTTGATCGCTGCCCATTTCTTCTTCACGACTGTCACTTACAGTCCTCGCACTGTCGATTTCTTCAGCTCCAACACCAGCTTCAACACCAGCACCAGCTCCACCATTAGTGTTGTAAAGTCCACCATCAGTGTTGTTCATGTCATTGTTCTCGTTGTTATCATTGTCTCCATTGTTATCCACTGGTACCATGTTTGGCTCGGACATGTTTGCTCTTTCGATTTCTGGAAGATCTAATAAGAGTTGAAAAGACGGAAAtgagttatttaattattacaaaCTAAAAACATAGTACAAATTATAAGAACTCATTAGATCTAAAAATTAGGGCTTGTGGAAAAGGTTTCttaatgttttcctttttttttgtcaaacgttttttctttaattttatttttggatttagacacagtctctctctctctctctctctctctctctctctctctctctctctctctctctttacagCAAAAAGTTAGATTTTCAAAgccaaaatacttttttttttacagatctTGTAAATAAAAGACTAAAGAGAGTAACAGACAAAAAAACCGACCAGTAgaaatcaaagacaaaaaaagaataataataaaagacaaaaaaaaataacgcaTCACACATCAGCagattacaaataataaacacaaacaaatgaattaattaaaaaaaaagacctaACCAACAGATCAACACTATGAACTCTCCGAAACTAGTTCAAGAGTCACAGTATATATAGAtcgaggcaaaaaaaaaagtgttttagaAGTTTGATTTTGTCagcaattgttttgttttattttaaagtttcaagATTTAAACAGATCTACATTATAGAACAAAGACGGAATTGTTGTATTCATTTTTCCAATTAAAGCCAATAAAATGATcacaagaagatcaaagaatACGATTAAattatttggattttaattatgaaaaaagtaaaattatcaGATTTATATGTATCTTTGATTCTTTATAAACTCTACCACTTAAATTCATTGTTGTTTCCTTTAGACATATTATCAAATTTTGCAAAGGGGCAAAACAGGCATGGTATCATATGTATATGTACCTACcagcaacaaaatcaaatttatgtgatgtattagaatttttttcccatttttgttgtaattattgtatttaattgGTCAACAcatatatgattatgattaagaacataaacataaatgaaaAGGATAGCGAGAGAATCCAGCTAGCGATACctttaaaatgttttggttgCGTAAATTAACTCAGAAGAATCAAATCTTTAAGCTTATTGTTCCCTTCTTAGCTTGATCTGTCTCTCCATCTTTGTCTCACTCTTTTAATAAcaaacgaaaaggaaaaaaaaattataaatctataAACAAAACACGGTCCTAAAAGCAAGATACATAAGAAACCAAATCATTATTTGATGTATACAACAACAATGGATTCGATTAGAACTCGATATTTTATCATCAAGATGGAATTGTATAAAATCAATCAAATGAAAAAGATGAATGGTAGGTATATTACGTTTGTCGATGAAAAATAGGATAGTATCAAGCTAAGCAATAGGGGGACTTGGTTGGAAATCAACTAATGGTTTTATGAAGTGGTTTTGAGGTGAGTGAGTGGTGGTGAGAGTGCAAGTGAATTTAGGGGGTTGTAGAGACGCATATTTATAGGTGGAGAGGGAAGCACTTACTTTACCCTACATGCTCGAAGGAAAGAGAAGCCAAAGATAAacgtcaaaaaaaaagataagagaagaagacaaagatgctTCTGTATTTTTACCATGTGTCACAATGTAATTGGTTTTCCATATATGGTTTTGTATATGGAAAATTCAGTCTAAATTtgaattgtaatatttttaacctttttggTATCTTTAATTTGAgtcttttttgaatttttactcttaaaaaacaattatttcaatAAAATATCATGCTTATATATATGGTATGAGCCTAAGagaaaaattgtaatattaGTTAACTTTTCATATTTGAAATTCATAGTGAAAATGatcttggtttttttaaaaaaaaactcttgtcattttagtcttatatatgataaattatacatatttgcCATCAATTAATTTGTGTATGTTAGAGATGCACAATATTGATCGATATAATAATATCTACATGATGTAAGATGTATGAAATAAATTACATAAACGATAAATTTATGCTTTTATTGAATCTATCGATCGTTTATAACTGTATAAAGAGAGCGAAACATTAAAGAGAATGTTTTTTCGAAAAAATCCATAGCATAATTGTTGGCTAGATAGATCGTTAATATTTGTTAAAtgtattaaaaaatcaattccGTACAATTTATTTAAGTGATTGTAATAGCTAGTCAATGTATTATCCAATATATCCTTAAAAGTAATTGGTCATCAGTCAACAATTTTCTTACCATCAAAATATGGATTGTGACTTAATGGCTGACAGTAGATAAACACAAAGATTAAGCTACAAATTCTGGTTGTTGGTCATACAATTCTTTTTAGCTAATTTACCATCTAataatttgaccaaaaaaatttaatagtcaaaattttaaatatatatatatatatatatatatttacatttataattaaaaataaaattttaatttaaatgtgaaattgacTAAATAAATAACCGATCCATTGAGATCAATTAGCCATCGTCAATCTGGTAGTTCGAGTGATACAAATTCGAAGAAATTatcatttatattaaattattagatttgATGATATAccacaataaaatatttttgaaaatgataattgattttttttttaaatcatatgattcatattgtaaataataatttaacatGGTTCGATTACCTGGTAACTTTCATATTTTTACTGTAGTTTATTAAGCAAAATAATTACATTGTTTCATAGTTATTGACATTATCTCTCACACGTGGGAATATAATactataaagatttttttttggctgtagTTCATTTAAACAAATCAATAGTGCAACTAAATACCAACTGaaataattatgtttgtaaacCACCTTAAGACatagttaatattttttgtttgcctCTACAGTCTCCATTGGTAACGCACAGCTAATTAATTTGTGGCCCTTAcagtaaacttttttttactaacagctactttaaattttaattacagcCAAGTGACAGTCCTGTAGTTTGTGGTTTTTTATTCACCCTTCATGAAATAAGCATGCTTGCCTGTACACGTGTCATATGTGTacgttttttctatttttggacgTGATATGTGTGTGTACGTTAGTTTCATATGACTCATTAGCTATACAAATGTTTGATTTACACCTTTCAATTTTAAACTTTCTTATCCttaattaaagatataaatacaaaagtagCTTTTgttactatgttttttttctttaaatttaatttattaaggatataaatacaaaagtagCTTTCAATTGTGTATTTGGAACTTAACATATGCATGATGAGGTAggcaaacagaaaaaaacatgatgtCGATGATTGTTGAAATGTACATTTCCAACTCCTCACAATGTGTAACcatgattaaataaattaaattatgtgcCAGACTCTAATGTTCATGGAGAGTTATCTATCATTGGAAGACCACAAGTCCACAATAAACTATACTTAGAATATGAAACTGTAAACAAACAGAGTTGCATGCTACAATATTGTTTTAACCAgtaaagttttgagttttgaggaTTCTGAATAGGTCTCATCCAAAATCTCACACCCACTATTTGATTAGTTTTACGATGTTAGTATGTTACCTGTAATCTAAATTTGCAGTTcgtttttcttttagaaaagtGTCACTCTTAATTATCATTCTAATAATACTTTTTGTTAGAATCTAAAAaattgcaaatatatatatatatatatatatatatatatatccaagatGCAATAATACTActggaaacaaattttttgattAGAGAATATGTTTAAGTAATCATGTTTAAGACCAAACATTATATAATGAACTAATGATATTAATTAATTCACactttaaaaatgaattaattcaACGTGTTACATATTAGTGATCCAATATTTAAACCCAGTAGATATGTATATCCCCTATGTACATTTTAAGTATGCa from Camelina sativa cultivar DH55 chromosome 7, Cs, whole genome shotgun sequence includes the following:
- the LOC104700222 gene encoding homeobox-leucine zipper protein HDG3-like is translated as MSEPNMVPVDNNGDNDNNENNDMNNTDGGLYNTNGGAGAGVEAGVGAEEIDSARTVSDSREEEMGSDQGPPRKRKKYNRHSQYQIHEMEAFFKECPHPDDKQRRDLGRQLGLAPVQIKFWFQNKRTQNKNHQERCENTELRSLNSKLRSENERFREAVHLALCPKCGGKTAIGEMSFEEHHLRIVNARLNEEINELPALAVRFSSKAVISYPAISPRPSNHPPTFEFGAGSSSGSGGNLSRGITGPADVDTPMIMELAIGAMEELLLMAQVGEPLWMGGVDGTSLALNLDEYARTFRKGLGPRLSGFSIEASRETALVAMNPTGVVEMLMQANLWSTMFVGMVGRAITHEKLLTDVAGNFNGALQIMSAEYQVLSPLVSTRESYFVRYCKQQGENLWAVVDVSIDHLFPNIHMKCRRRPSGCLIQEIPNGYSKVTWVEHVEVDDREAANQNIFKHFISSGQAFAANRWVATLERQCERIASITTTDFQAVDSPDHLVLTGHGKTSILKLAERVTRSFFVGLTSSMGTTFSGVGGDDIRVMTMKNINDPGRPPGVVFSAATSFWVPAPPKIVFDFLRDVEHRASWDVLCAGGVVHKISEIANGRDSRNCATLLRNEIPCEKKMMIIQETSTDPTASFVIYAPVDTASIEGVLSEGQDPDYVALLPSGFAILPDGMGDQPGGSLLTVSFQMLVEEVHSGKLSITSVATVENLIRTTVLRIKALFPFQIATPSLGK
- the LOC104700221 gene encoding transmembrane protein 97-like, yielding MGAICKVIDAVLFLYFALMAVVAPLIDGQMSLPGDIFPSFLVDLNRWYVAEFGDYLSIEKPHFLVGLVWHELLLLWPLSILNVYAILAGKSWFGTTSMVYGASVVTSMAAILGEMIGSGKASEKLLMVYVPFMGVGVLALLRGLLSQSNNGAVGKRPIVLARRKRA